A genomic region of Venturia canescens isolate UGA chromosome 7, ASM1945775v1, whole genome shotgun sequence contains the following coding sequences:
- the LOC122413275 gene encoding uncharacterized protein F54H12.2-like — MAFLHAHSCECLKSELELFSLPPTQTTIEGTHSVYYKPISSLTDDSPIEFVVPGQGDEYIDLAHTMLSIRVKIDAPDYKKTGGLEGVSPDVGPVNNLLHSMFSQIDVFLNQKLVSPPNNAYAYRAYIETLLN, encoded by the coding sequence ATGGCGTTCCTACACGCGCACTCGTGCGAGTGTCTTAAGTCGgagcttgaattattttcattaccgcCAACCCAGACAACGATCGAGGGGACACACTCTGTATACTACAAACCAATCTCATCGCTGACGGATGATTCACCGATAGAATTTGTCGTCCCAGGCCAGGGGGATGAGTACATTGATCTCGCGCATACAATGCTAAGTATACGCGTTAAGATAGATGCCCCAGATTATAAAAAGACAGGGGGGTTAGAGGGCGTATCACCCGATGTAGGACCTGTCAATAATCTCCTACACTCAATGTTCAGCCAGATCGATGTATTTTTGAATCAAAAACTTGTGTCTCCTCCTAACAATGCTTATGCTTATAGAGCTTATATTGAAACTCTGTTGAACTAA
- the LOC122413472 gene encoding uncharacterized protein isoform X1, whose product MNNRVKFINQKRATLKTQITKLERIVETGELDPSNIKTRADRLREQFRTYEELHDELALLIETEGDQSDDFDELQDRFYAIITKIEADFSSTMPQPPSALNTTSLPIDGTRRLKLPVADLPKFDGNIEKWLSFKNTFLTMIDSREDVTRLQKFLYLRNCLEGDALNKILIYNVSEENYETAWKLLLDSYDKIRILIVKHLDAILDLPALTKATHQGLARLVDDMRQHVNMLASMKVTPDEHLLVRIIERALPNNIRVKWEETLNLDTPPTLQQIYKFVSEAAFRLCALEQNTSRSNQETNIKRPLSNNKDQSGFKTRRGENGVRTLATGASAKCIVCKKENHPVYQCRAFQKMTVQQRWDFVKNSTLCKNCLRLHGGKCKATHCRSCPRFHHTMLHQDSPAALTHTSQKAEESSNTINDSTTKVCEPNSSRRRNRVIGNQ is encoded by the exons ATGAATAATCGCGTAAAGTTTATTAATCAAAAGCGTGCGACTCTAAAGACGCAAATTACAAAACTCGagagaatcgtggagaccgGGGAATTGGATCCCTCAAACATCAAGACGCGCGCAGATCGTTTGAGGGAACAATTTCGTACATACGAAGAATTACACGACGAACTCGCGTTATTAATCGAAACCGAAGGTGATCAGAGCGACGATTTCGACGAATTACAGGACCGATTTTATGCAATCATTACAAAGATCGAGGCAGATTTCTCATCAACAATGCCTCAGCCTCCGAGTGCATTAAACACGACCTCTCTGCCGATCGACGGCACGCGTCGACTCAAATTACCAGTCGCCGACCTCCCTAAATTCGATGGGAACATTGAGAAATGGTTATCGTTCAAAAACACTTTTCTCACGATGATCGATTCTCGCGAGGATGTAACCAGGCTACAAAAATTCCTATATCTAAGGAACTGTCTCGAGGGCGACGCGCTAAATAAAATCCTCATTTATAACGTGAGCGAGGAAAATTACGAGACCGCATGGAAGTTGCTGTTGGACTCGTACGACAAGATTCGAATTCTGATCGTAAAACATCTTGACGCAATTCTCGATTTGCCGGCATTAACAAAGGCGACGCACCAGGGTCTAGCGCGACTCGTCGACGACATGCGACAACACGTGAATATGCTCGCATCGATGAAGGTGACACCGGACGAGCATTTATTGGTCCGAATAATCGAACGCGCTTTGCCCAATAATATTCGGGTGAAATGGGAAGAAACACTCAATCTCGACACCCCACCAACCCTCCAGCAAATCTACAAATTCGTCTCTGAAGCCGCCTTTCGTTTGTGTGCACTCGAGCAGAATACATCGCGGTCGAATCAAGAAACGAATATTAAACGACCACTCTCGAATAACAAAGATCAAAGTGGATTTAAGACTCGACGAGGGGAAAACGGCGTACGCACACTTGCTACCGGTGCGTCCGCAAAATGCATAGTATGCAAGAAGGAAAATCATCCAGTATATCAGTGCCGcgcatttcaaaaaatgacggTCCAGCAACGGTGGGATTTCGTCAAAAATTCAACTCTATGTAAAAACTGTTTGCGTTTACATGGCGGCAAATGTAAAGCGACGCACTGCAGAAGTTGCCCGAGATTTCATCATACGATGTTGCACCAAGATTCTCCTGCTGCACTTACTCACACGAGTCAAAAGGCGGAAGAATCATCAAACACTATCAACGATTCGACAACAAAG GTGTGCGAGCCCAATAGCAGTCGTAGGAGGAATCGAGTCATCGGTAATCAATGA
- the LOC122413472 gene encoding uncharacterized protein isoform X2 gives MNNRVKFINQKRATLKTQITKLERIVETGELDPSNIKTRADRLREQFRTYEELHDELALLIETEGDQSDDFDELQDRFYAIITKIEADFSSTMPQPPSALNTTSLPIDGTRRLKLPVADLPKFDGNIEKWLSFKNTFLTMIDSREDVTRLQKFLYLRNCLEGDALNKILIYNVSEENYETAWKLLLDSYDKIRILIVKHLDAILDLPALTKATHQGLARLVDDMRQHVNMLASMKVTPDEHLLVRIIERALPNNIRVKWEETLNLDTPPTLQQIYKFVSEAAFRLCALEQNTSRSNQETNIKRPLSNNKDQSGFKTRRGENGVRTLATGASAKCIVCKKENHPVYQCRAFQKMTVQQRWDFVKNSTLCKNCLRLHGGKCKATHCRSCPRFHHTMLHQDSPAALTHTSQKAEESSNTINDSTTKTTDCLRGD, from the exons ATGAATAATCGCGTAAAGTTTATTAATCAAAAGCGTGCGACTCTAAAGACGCAAATTACAAAACTCGagagaatcgtggagaccgGGGAATTGGATCCCTCAAACATCAAGACGCGCGCAGATCGTTTGAGGGAACAATTTCGTACATACGAAGAATTACACGACGAACTCGCGTTATTAATCGAAACCGAAGGTGATCAGAGCGACGATTTCGACGAATTACAGGACCGATTTTATGCAATCATTACAAAGATCGAGGCAGATTTCTCATCAACAATGCCTCAGCCTCCGAGTGCATTAAACACGACCTCTCTGCCGATCGACGGCACGCGTCGACTCAAATTACCAGTCGCCGACCTCCCTAAATTCGATGGGAACATTGAGAAATGGTTATCGTTCAAAAACACTTTTCTCACGATGATCGATTCTCGCGAGGATGTAACCAGGCTACAAAAATTCCTATATCTAAGGAACTGTCTCGAGGGCGACGCGCTAAATAAAATCCTCATTTATAACGTGAGCGAGGAAAATTACGAGACCGCATGGAAGTTGCTGTTGGACTCGTACGACAAGATTCGAATTCTGATCGTAAAACATCTTGACGCAATTCTCGATTTGCCGGCATTAACAAAGGCGACGCACCAGGGTCTAGCGCGACTCGTCGACGACATGCGACAACACGTGAATATGCTCGCATCGATGAAGGTGACACCGGACGAGCATTTATTGGTCCGAATAATCGAACGCGCTTTGCCCAATAATATTCGGGTGAAATGGGAAGAAACACTCAATCTCGACACCCCACCAACCCTCCAGCAAATCTACAAATTCGTCTCTGAAGCCGCCTTTCGTTTGTGTGCACTCGAGCAGAATACATCGCGGTCGAATCAAGAAACGAATATTAAACGACCACTCTCGAATAACAAAGATCAAAGTGGATTTAAGACTCGACGAGGGGAAAACGGCGTACGCACACTTGCTACCGGTGCGTCCGCAAAATGCATAGTATGCAAGAAGGAAAATCATCCAGTATATCAGTGCCGcgcatttcaaaaaatgacggTCCAGCAACGGTGGGATTTCGTCAAAAATTCAACTCTATGTAAAAACTGTTTGCGTTTACATGGCGGCAAATGTAAAGCGACGCACTGCAGAAGTTGCCCGAGATTTCATCATACGATGTTGCACCAAGATTCTCCTGCTGCACTTACTCACACGAGTCAAAAGGCGGAAGAATCATCAAACACTATCAACGATTCGACAACAAAG ACAACCGACTGTCTTCGTGGCGACTGA